DNA sequence from the bacterium genome:
GCAACGAAGAAAGAGATCCGCATTGAAATTTGCTCGAAATGCCATCCTTTCTTTACAGGCAAGCAAAAACTTCTGGATACGGCAGGACGCGTCGAAAGATTCCAGAAACGCTACAAGAAAAACAAAACCGCCGAAGCTTCCTGACCTTTTTTTAACCGCAGAGAACGCAAAGACCGCAGAGAAATTTCAAATTTTACACTGCGATCTCAGCGTTCTCTGCGGTGAAATAAGACCATGATACAGAAATTGGAAGAGCTCGAAGGTAAATACAAGGAGCTGAACGATCTTCTTTCCA
Encoded proteins:
- the rpmE gene encoding 50S ribosomal protein L31, whose amino-acid sequence is MKKGIHPVYTEAKVICACGEVFVTRATKKEIRIEICSKCHPFFTGKQKLLDTAGRVERFQKRYKKNKTAEAS